The Pelmatolapia mariae isolate MD_Pm_ZW linkage group LG10_11, Pm_UMD_F_2, whole genome shotgun sequence genome includes a region encoding these proteins:
- the lig3 gene encoding DNA ligase 3, whose protein sequence is MQKTLILLLQKTIGVVLNPPGKLVSCQKYFRLCRAFSVYSCAERLPLSFHELHFTRKISALSSVSQKHSLLPNYPPWLFLHRSFSNQPDMADQRFLVEYAKRGTAGCKKCKDKIQKGIVRIGKIVPNPFSESAGEMKEWYHVKCIFEKLERARATTKKIEDITDLEGWEELQDDDKEIINKHVSDLMAKVNASPKKKVQAKLNTTGQLMAPPADPSVNAPRKFSGFTATKAGSSSSSPGPSSSSAKASQGSALSTQLCDPQHKDCLFREFRKLCAMVAENNSYNTKTQIIEKFLRKGTSGDKFHGDLYLTVKLLLPGVVKSVYNLNDKQIVKLFSRIFRSNQDDMVRDLDQGDVSETVRMFFEESKSFPPAAKSLLTIQEVDASLTRLSQLTKEDEQQNELEDIAKKCTSNDLKCIVRLIKHDLKMNAGAKHVLDAVDPNAYDAFKASRNLGDVIERVLRNQQEASNGSGPKKLLTIEASLMTPVQPMLAEACKSIEYAMKKCPNGMYSEIKYDGERVQVHKNGDNFSYFSRSLKPVLPHKVAHFKEYIPQAFPGGHSMILDAEVLLIDTKTSKPLPFGTLGVHKKAAFQDANVCLFVFDCIYFNGVSLMERPLCERRKFLHDNMVEVPNRILFSEMKHVTRAGDLADMITRVIREGLEGLVLKDVKSTYEPGKRHWLKVKKDYLNEGAMADTADLVVLGAFYGKGSNGGIMSSFLMGCYDPDSKKWCTVTKCSGGYDDAMLARLQKELDVIKISKDPSKIPSWLKIIKNYYPDFIIRDPEKAPVWEITGAEFSKSEMHTADGISIRFPRMTRIRDDKDWKSATNLHQLKELYRISKENCDFKVTAGPSTSNDDKGSSGGDSGGSSPSSSSNKGAPPKKTSSSTPPKAKAVKSQPRTPSSDAPSAKKVKKSESVHSNGQTKAKATSQKLEPRNDKTLLDIFSGVKLFLPDSVQDFDKLRRYFVAYDGDLVPDYDAASATHTLAEPEEQSQAQKVTPSWIWECIRKRRVVAPC, encoded by the exons ATGCAGAAAACTCTCATTTTATTGCTTCAAAAGACTATCGGCGTAGTCCTAAATCCCCCTGGGAAACTTGTTAGTTGTCAGAAATACTTCAGGTTGTGTAGGGCCTTTTCTGTCTATTCATGTGCTGAGCGTCTACCTTTGTCTTTTCATGAGTTACATTTTACAAGGAAAATCTCTGCATTATCCTCGGTATCCCAAAAGCACAGTCTTCTCCCAAACTATCCTCCCTGGCTTTTCCTGCATCGAAGTTTCTCCAATCAGCCGGATATGGCAGATCAGAGGTTTCTCGTTGAATACGCCAAACGTGGTACAGCAGGATGTAAGAAATGCAAGGACAAAATCCAGAAGGGAATAGTGCGCATAGGCAAAATTGTGCCAAACCCTTTCAGTGAGTCTGCAGGGGAGATGAAAGAGTGGTACCATGTGAAGTGTATATTCGAAAAGCTGGAAAGAGCCAGAGCCACCACGAAGAAGATCGAGGACATCACCGACCTGGAGGGCTGGGAGGAATTACAGGATGACGACAAGGAGATCATAAATAAACACGTTTCAG ACTTGATGGCCAAAGTTAATGCAAGTCCAAAAAAGAAGGTGCAGGCCAAGTTGAACACCACCGGTCAGCTGATGGCTCCCCCTGCTGACCCATCTGTCAATGCGCCAAGGAAGTTTTCAGGCTTCACTG CAACAAAGGCTGGCAGTTCTAGCAGCAGCCCTGGgccatcctcttcctctgccAAAGCCAGCCAAGGCAGCGCTCTGTCCACCCAGCTCTGTGACCCCCAGCACAAAGACTGCCTCTTCAGAGAGTTTCGCAAGCTCTGTGCCATGGTGGCCGAAAACAACAGCTACAATACAAAGACGCAGATTATTGAAAAGTTCCTCAGGAAGGGCACAAGTGGAG ATAAGTTCCACGGCGATCTTTACCTGACTGTGAAATTGCTCCTGCCGGGTGTTGTGAAAAGCGTCTACAACCTCAATGACAAGCAGATTGTAAAACTCTTCAGCCGCATATTCAGGAGCAACCAGGATGACATGGTGCGCGATCTGGATCAG gGTGACGTGTCTGAGACGGTGAGGATGTTCTTTGAGGAGAGTAAATCATTTCCCCCGGCTGCCAAAAGTCTCCTTACCATCCAGGAAGTGGACGCATCCCTGACCCGACTTTCCCAGCTGACGAAGGAGGATGAGCAGCAGAACGAGCTGGAGGATATTGccaaaaa ATGCACCAGTAATGACCTGAAATGCATCGTTCGCCTAATTAAGCACGATTTGAAGATGAACGCCGGTGCAAAACACGT CTTGGATGCAGTGGATCCAAACGCTTACGATGCCTTCAAGGCCTCGCGTAATCTGGGAGACGTGATTGAAAGGGTGTTAAGGAATCAGCAGGAGGCGTCCAATGGTTCAGGACCTAAGAAACTCCTCACTATCGAGGCCTCACTTATGACCCCCGTCCAGCCCATGTTG GCGGAGGCGTGTAAATCCATCGAGTACGCCATGAAGAAATGCCCCAACGGGATGTACTCCGAGATCAAGTACGATGGCGAGCGCGTGCAGGTCCACAAGAACGGAGACAACTTCAGCTACTTCAGTCGCAGCCTCAAACCAGTGCTGCCTCACAAA GTGGCCCATTTCAAAGAATACATCCCTCAGGCTTTTCCTGGTGGCCACAGCATGATACTGGATGCTGAAGTCCTCCTAATTGACACAAAGACCAGTAAACCCCTGCCCTTCGGGACCTTGGGTGTACACAAG AAAGCAGCCTTTCAAGACGCCAACGTGTGCCTTTTTGTTTTCGACTGTATCTACTTCAATGGTGTGAGTCTCATGGAGAG GCCTCTGTGTGAACGCAGGAAGTTCCTGCATGACAACATGGTTGAAGTCCCCAACAGGATCCTGTTCTCAGAGATGAAGCACGTCACT agagcaGGGGATCTGGCGGATATGATAACTCGTGTCATCAGGGAGGGACTTGAAGGTCTGGTGCTAAAAGACGTAAAG AGCACCTATGAGCCGGGGAAGCGCCACTGGCTGAAAGTAAAGAAGGACTATTTGAATGAAGGGGCGATGGCGGACACAGCTGACCTGGTGGTGCTGGGAGCCTTCTATGGGAAAGGCTCAAACG GGGGCATCATGTCCAGTTTTCTAATGGGCTGTTACGACCCAGACTCCAAGAAATGGTGCACAGTCACCAAGTGCTCCGGAGGCTACGATGACGCCATGTTGGCCAGGCTCCAGAAAGAGCTGGATGTGATCAAAATCAGCAAG GACCCAAGCAAAATCCCTAGCTGGTTGAAAATCATCAAGAACTATTATCCAGATTTCATTATCCGCGATCCTGAG AAAGCACCTGTGTGGGAGATCACAGGCGCGGAGTTTTCCAAATCGGAAATGCACACCGCTGATGGCATCTCCATCCGCTTCCCCCGCATGACGAGAATCCGCGATGACAAGGACTGGAAGAGCGCCACCAACTTGCACCAGCTTAAA gagctgtaCCGCATATCGAAGGAGAACTGCGACTTCAAAGTGACAGCGGGTCCGTCTACATCCAACGATGACAAGGGCTCATCGGGGGGGGACAGCGGAGGAAGCTCGCCATCGTCCTCCTCCAACAAAGGTGCTCCGCCCAAGAAGACGA GCAGCAGCACTCCACCCAAAGCCAAGGCGGTGAAATCCCAGCCTCGCACTCCCAGCTCAGACGCACCCAGTGCTAAGAAG GTGAAGAAGAGTGAGAGTGTTCACAGCAACGGACAAACTAAAGCAAAAGCTACCTCACAAAAACTGGAGCCAAGGAATGACAAG ACGCTGCTGGACATCTTCAGCGGCGTGAAGCTCTTCCTGCCCGACTCAGTGCAGGACTTTGACAAGCTGAGGCGATACTTCGTGGCGTACGACGGGGACCTGGTGCCAGATTACGACGCCGCCTCCGCCACGCACACTCTGGCCGAACCCGAAGAACAGAGCCAGGCTCAGAAAGTGACCCCCAGCTGGATCTGGGAATGTATCCGCAAGAGGCGTGTCGTAGCTCCCTGTTaa
- the tmem248 gene encoding transmembrane protein 248 isoform X1 produces the protein MVYLLNPIENLRSYINNRPPLVIFMISVSAVAIAFLTIGYFFKIKEIKSPELTEDWNTFLLRFNELDFCVSENETIKHGLNESTTPESMVVTSGQARSSTQVPLLLEDSGPINISVPITLTLDPQRPFGGYSRNITHLYATVLGQQVGLSGREAHEEINITFTLPVSWNSDDCVLHGHCEQVVFSTCMTITAASNIFPVTVQPPHCVPETYTNATSWYKVFTTVRDSDTKYSQDYNPFWCYKGAIGKVYHALNPKLTVIVPDDDRSLINLHLMHTSYFLFVMVITMFCYAVIKGRPGKVRQTNPDFCPEKVQQTPAVLYDFNRWRCQRVKKTSENGRTYL, from the exons ATG gTGTACTTGTTAAATCCTATAGAGAACCTGAGAAGCTACATCAACAACCGTCCACCTCTGGTCATTTTTATGATCAGTGTAAGTGCAGTGGCCATCGCCTTCCTGACCATTGGTTATTTCTTCAAGATTAAAGAGATCAAGTCTCCAGAGTTGACCGAG GACTGGAACACCTTTCTGTTGCGCTTCAATGAGCTGGACTTTTGCGTGTCAGAGAATGAAACGATAAAGCACGGCCTGAACGAGTCAACCACGCCGGAGAGCATGGTGGTGACTAGCGGCCAGGCTCGTTCCAGCACTCAGGTTCCCCTACTGCTGGAGGACTCGGGGCCCATTAACATCTCAGTCCCCATCACCCTCACGCTGGACCCTCAGCGTCCATTTGGAGGGTATTCTCGCAATATCACCCACCTGTATGCCACGGTGCTGGGGCAGCAAGTAGGCCTCTCAG GCCGAGAAGCTCATGAAGAAATAAACATCACGTTTACTCTGCCCGTATCCTGGAACTCGGACGACTGTGTTCTGCACGGTCACTGCGAGCAGGTGGTGTTCAGCACTTGCATGACCATCACAGCGGCCAGCAATATCTTCCCAGTCACAGT gCAGCCACCACACTGCGTGCCAGAGACGTACACCAATGCCACATCTTGGTACAAGGTGTTCACCACAGTCCGCGACTCAGATACCAAGTACAGTCAGGACTACAACCCCTTCTGGTGTTACAAAGGAGCCATTGGCAAAGTGTACCACGCACTCAACCCAAAACTTACCGTGATTGTTCCAGAT GACGACCGTTCCCTCATCAACCTTCACCTGATGCACACTAGCTACTTCCTGTTTGTCATGGTCATCACTATGTTCTGCTATGCAGTCATAAAGGGGCGGCCTGGCAAAGTGCGACAAACCAACCCTGACTTCTGTCCTGAGAAGGTACAACAGACACCAGCAGTGCTATATGACTTCAACAG GTGGCGTTGTCAGAGGGTTAAAAAGACATCAGAGAATGGCAGGACTTACCTGTAA
- the tmem248 gene encoding transmembrane protein 248 isoform X2, with translation MVYLLNPIENLRSYINNRPPLVIFMISVSAVAIAFLTIGYFFKIKEIKSPELTEDWNTFLLRFNELDFCVSENETIKHGLNESTTPESMVVTSGQARSSTQVPLLLEDSGPINISVPITLTLDPQRPFGGYSRNITHLYATVLGQQVGLSGREAHEEINITFTLPVSWNSDDCVLHGHCEQVVFSTCMTITAASNIFPVTVQPPHCVPETYTNATSWYKVFTTVRDSDTKYSQDYNPFWCYKGAIGKVYHALNPKLTVIVPDDDRSLINLHLMHTSYFLFVMVITMFCYAVIKGRPGKVRQTNPDFCPEKVALSEG, from the exons ATG gTGTACTTGTTAAATCCTATAGAGAACCTGAGAAGCTACATCAACAACCGTCCACCTCTGGTCATTTTTATGATCAGTGTAAGTGCAGTGGCCATCGCCTTCCTGACCATTGGTTATTTCTTCAAGATTAAAGAGATCAAGTCTCCAGAGTTGACCGAG GACTGGAACACCTTTCTGTTGCGCTTCAATGAGCTGGACTTTTGCGTGTCAGAGAATGAAACGATAAAGCACGGCCTGAACGAGTCAACCACGCCGGAGAGCATGGTGGTGACTAGCGGCCAGGCTCGTTCCAGCACTCAGGTTCCCCTACTGCTGGAGGACTCGGGGCCCATTAACATCTCAGTCCCCATCACCCTCACGCTGGACCCTCAGCGTCCATTTGGAGGGTATTCTCGCAATATCACCCACCTGTATGCCACGGTGCTGGGGCAGCAAGTAGGCCTCTCAG GCCGAGAAGCTCATGAAGAAATAAACATCACGTTTACTCTGCCCGTATCCTGGAACTCGGACGACTGTGTTCTGCACGGTCACTGCGAGCAGGTGGTGTTCAGCACTTGCATGACCATCACAGCGGCCAGCAATATCTTCCCAGTCACAGT gCAGCCACCACACTGCGTGCCAGAGACGTACACCAATGCCACATCTTGGTACAAGGTGTTCACCACAGTCCGCGACTCAGATACCAAGTACAGTCAGGACTACAACCCCTTCTGGTGTTACAAAGGAGCCATTGGCAAAGTGTACCACGCACTCAACCCAAAACTTACCGTGATTGTTCCAGAT GACGACCGTTCCCTCATCAACCTTCACCTGATGCACACTAGCTACTTCCTGTTTGTCATGGTCATCACTATGTTCTGCTATGCAGTCATAAAGGGGCGGCCTGGCAAAGTGCGACAAACCAACCCTGACTTCTGTCCTGAGAAG GTGGCGTTGTCAGAGGGTTAA